One stretch of Candidatus Bathyarchaeia archaeon DNA includes these proteins:
- a CDS encoding glycosyltransferase family 2 protein, with the protein MLNFNGKHFLSRCLSSIKQLNYPSELIEVILVDNSSTDDSLAFVEAIFPWVKRIKLNHNYGFCGGNNRGIKYANGDYIAFLNNDTVVDADWLIRLVNASIKNSVQICASKTLFMKKPEFLEFGGGKFTLNGRGFSIGMGIKDKLGSLPFYTGYPCAAAMLIRKDVFLDLGGFDEDFFACLDDTDLGWRAWLYGYAVLYCPDSCVYHAAGGTTGKGRITTLKTFQGTKNSVMNILKNVEFKNILPALFISLSFDVFELFLLIKQKNLKCVAVKVRAYLWLIKNQHLTWQKRSLIQKKRVVSDCWLVRNGLMALPFEALNEYRRLCKINLADL; encoded by the coding sequence GTGCTAAACTTTAATGGAAAACATTTTTTAAGTCGCTGTTTATCCTCGATTAAGCAACTAAACTATCCTTCTGAACTTATTGAGGTCATATTAGTTGATAATTCCTCAACAGATGATAGTCTTGCTTTCGTCGAAGCCATTTTTCCTTGGGTTAAACGAATTAAACTAAATCATAATTATGGTTTTTGTGGAGGAAACAATAGAGGCATAAAGTACGCAAATGGCGATTACATTGCCTTCTTGAATAATGATACTGTTGTAGATGCTGATTGGTTGATACGTCTTGTGAATGCTTCGATTAAAAATTCGGTTCAAATTTGTGCTAGCAAGACACTTTTCATGAAAAAACCTGAATTTTTGGAATTCGGGGGTGGAAAATTTACTCTAAACGGTAGAGGGTTTAGTATTGGTATGGGTATTAAAGACAAATTAGGTTCTTTACCTTTTTATACTGGTTACCCATGTGCTGCAGCGATGTTAATCAGAAAAGACGTTTTTTTGGACTTGGGTGGTTTCGATGAAGACTTTTTTGCTTGTTTGGATGATACGGACCTTGGTTGGCGTGCTTGGTTATATGGGTACGCTGTCTTGTATTGTCCTGACTCTTGTGTATACCATGCAGCGGGTGGAACGACTGGCAAAGGTCGTATAACTACCCTGAAAACTTTTCAAGGAACTAAAAACAGTGTTATGAATATTTTAAAAAACGTTGAATTCAAAAACATATTGCCTGCTCTGTTTATTTCCCTATCGTTTGATGTTTTTGAATTATTTTTATTAATAAAACAAAAAAATTTGAAATGTGTTGCTGTGAAGGTGCGTGCATATCTTTGGCTGATTAAAAATCAACATCTGACGTGGCAAAAGCGTTCTCTGATTCAGAAAAAACGAGTCGTATCTGATTGTTGGTTGGTGAGGAACGGTCTTATGGCTTTGCCTTTTGAAGCTCTGAATGAATACAGGCGTTTATGCAAAATAAATTTGGCTGATTTGTGA
- a CDS encoding LamG-like jellyroll fold domain-containing protein, with amino-acid sequence MEHSSLLHASICVLTITLFLGLFSGVLVAGRDSYLLDFNNCVMAFNSDVTFSQTPQKGVSSENHLVGFWSFNEGAGSTASDYSGNNNTGTLSIPAPLWVNGAYGKALDFDGLTNYVDCGSSADLSLAAPFTLMAWVYRSEKTNGTGQIITKDWNYKLFCNQNSKITFQFRDQTGNAWRSLTSNTTIPASWTLVSLTCESSGENTFVSMYFNNTLVASDLMLGTPSSSSASFRIGANQEGREHFAGSLDNICVYSNYVLSSSDLATICLMGPYAHPDPVSYANYYNLTNSVTGDTMLIYMSNILAGNNTPLVTCTSFFVNDRLTFTANDSAVVNVWTNLGKPTFTTGVWNADNCTTTLMLDSSSISELNWKTYTITTLTDVYSSVMPSNMTLDYSGCQTFSFNVSSGYRFDVSIDGVSLGQIYNYTFTNVTAPHIVNVSSTKLFTISASAGGNGSITPSGSVVINSGQFQTFTFTANEGYHVNKMLVDNASQNVTDSYTFNNVTKNHTIDVSFAINTYNITALTDEHSVIMPGNISVNYGEAQLFNITSDSGFVSHVYADDVDQGNLTSFNFANVQENHILSVISDPIVPIETSSTAPSPSASASLSSSPVASQTPQTSNSPLPLQTQQPTATPAADSSSFPTMTVLIAVAAVTAIVAFFGLSFKKGYITIETVDDADNSEAGSGQDKFKPVAYAGNYRSSYQMEKVMATLRLMDENITENAINTSGKTFSICVDGIYVKDSKILLLKRNVEPFKGYWHVAGGHVEENESLQDALKREFKEETGLDVKVGKIVGWRIEETPDRIKIILAFEVTSAEGEIKLNSEHTEFSWFNTIPLNSVYDYSKYLRKIV; translated from the coding sequence GTGGAACATTCATCCCTATTACATGCTTCTATTTGTGTATTGACTATTACGCTCTTTTTAGGCTTGTTTAGTGGTGTGCTTGTTGCGGGTCGAGACTCGTATTTGTTAGATTTTAACAATTGTGTAATGGCTTTTAATTCAGATGTGACTTTTTCCCAAACTCCCCAAAAAGGTGTTTCCTCGGAAAACCATCTGGTTGGATTCTGGTCTTTTAATGAAGGCGCAGGCTCAACGGCCTCTGATTATAGTGGAAATAATAATACTGGAACCCTTTCAATACCTGCGCCCTTATGGGTTAATGGAGCATACGGTAAAGCTTTGGATTTTGATGGTTTAACAAATTATGTTGATTGTGGGTCGTCAGCGGATTTAAGTTTGGCTGCTCCGTTTACTTTGATGGCTTGGGTGTATAGAAGTGAAAAAACTAATGGCACTGGCCAAATAATTACAAAAGACTGGAACTATAAGCTTTTCTGTAATCAAAATTCCAAGATTACTTTTCAATTCCGAGATCAAACCGGTAACGCTTGGAGATCGCTGACCTCAAACACTACGATACCTGCTTCATGGACATTGGTGTCTTTAACTTGCGAATCTTCTGGAGAAAATACCTTTGTTAGTATGTATTTCAATAATACCCTAGTGGCTTCTGACCTTATGTTAGGCACTCCTTCCTCTTCTTCAGCAAGTTTTAGAATTGGGGCAAATCAAGAGGGACGGGAACACTTCGCGGGTAGTCTTGACAATATATGTGTTTACAGCAACTATGTTTTATCATCAAGTGATCTCGCTACGATCTGTCTTATGGGGCCATATGCGCATCCAGACCCTGTTTCTTATGCGAACTATTACAACTTAACCAACTCTGTTACTGGCGATACGATGTTAATTTATATGAGTAACATTTTGGCTGGAAATAATACACCACTTGTTACCTGTACCAGTTTCTTTGTAAATGATCGTTTAACTTTTACAGCTAACGATAGTGCAGTAGTGAATGTGTGGACAAATCTTGGTAAGCCTACTTTTACCACGGGTGTTTGGAATGCTGATAATTGTACTACAACTTTAATGCTTGATTCTTCTTCTATCTCAGAGCTAAATTGGAAAACCTACACTATAACGACTTTGACAGATGTGTACTCAAGTGTTATGCCCTCAAATATGACGCTTGATTATTCTGGGTGTCAAACTTTCAGCTTTAACGTTTCGTCAGGCTATCGTTTTGATGTTTCAATTGACGGTGTTTCACTGGGTCAGATTTATAACTATACTTTTACTAATGTGACGGCACCGCACATAGTTAACGTGTCTTCAACTAAGCTTTTCACGATTTCAGCCTCTGCTGGCGGAAATGGCTCCATCACGCCATCTGGGTCTGTCGTCATTAACAGTGGCCAGTTTCAAACTTTTACCTTCACGGCAAACGAAGGCTACCACGTCAACAAAATGCTTGTGGATAACGCTTCACAAAACGTCACCGACTCCTACACCTTCAATAACGTGACTAAAAACCACACGATAGACGTATCTTTCGCCATAAACACATACAACATCACGGCTCTAACGGATGAGCATTCCGTAATTATGCCTGGAAACATCTCCGTCAATTATGGTGAGGCTCAACTTTTCAACATAACCTCCGATTCAGGCTTTGTTAGCCATGTCTACGCGGATGATGTCGATCAAGGTAACTTAACGTCGTTTAACTTCGCCAACGTGCAAGAAAATCATATCCTCTCCGTAATATCAGACCCCATCGTTCCCATAGAAACCTCTTCTACTGCGCCAAGTCCAAGTGCATCAGCAAGCTTATCCTCTTCTCCTGTGGCTTCTCAAACGCCGCAAACCTCCAATTCACCCCTACCTTTGCAAACACAGCAGCCCACAGCCACTCCAGCTGCGGACAGCAGCAGTTTTCCGACCATGACGGTGCTGATAGCTGTGGCAGCTGTAACGGCGATAGTTGCCTTTTTTGGTTTATCTTTCAAGAAAGGCTACATAACTATCGAAACCGTCGACGACGCAGACAATAGCGAAGCTGGTTCTGGACAGGACAAATTCAAACCCGTCGCATATGCTGGTAACTATCGAAGCAGCTACCAGATGGAAAAGGTGATGGCTACGCTTAGGTTGATGGACGAAAACATAACCGAAAACGCCATAAATACCTCTGGAAAAACTTTTTCTATCTGTGTTGATGGCATTTACGTTAAAGATAGCAAGATTTTGCTTTTGAAGCGCAACGTAGAACCATTTAAAGGCTACTGGCATGTTGCTGGGGGACATGTGGAAGAAAACGAATCTCTTCAAGACGCTTTGAAGCGGGAGTTCAAAGAAGAAACGGGATTAGACGTGAAAGTTGGAAAGATTGTTGGCTGGCGGATTGAAGAAACCCCTGATCGCATAAAGATAATTTTGGCTTTTGAGGTGACCTCCGCTGAAGGGGAAATTAAACTAAACTCGGAACATACTGAATTCAGCTGGTTTAATACAATACCCCTGAATTCCGTTTATGATTACTCCAAATACCTCAGGAAAATCGTTTAA
- a CDS encoding glycosyltransferase family 4 protein — protein MKIGVLTSPLINLSNIFYLDYHKLASDLSRLHDIYLVGSMIKPAAYPNACRSLPLISRGAFNGFVFLGYLRRSKYMKLISNNVQVFSYFRRTVDTKFDSKVINFSSDFFYKNNINLLYSFPFYPELFPTRLAKLLNVPLILEFWEDQICFNYETDLSEGIPYKLAIKEKNRGYSWLRELAISANHVIVPSTVFKNRLHALGVNQAKISIVPVCTHPFSQKDKTYVKTIHQLNGQKIIYYVGSMSPWHDLTCLITAVSKLLCPNVVLVLSGGTKYLFETFLPCIKKLNVTVIYTGKLSPDELDFYISAADVCVAPYKLTYSSGFFPGAVVRYMLAGKAIVATDLPEIREMFKGLNAGVLVQENNPQEMANAIDFFLEHPDQVIELGGIARSIAEKYYLWQHHTKKVTDILASISNSS, from the coding sequence ATGAAAATCGGCGTCTTGACTTCACCTCTTATCAATCTTTCAAACATCTTTTATCTTGATTATCATAAACTTGCGAGCGATCTTTCGCGATTACATGATATATATTTAGTTGGTTCTATGATTAAACCCGCTGCGTACCCCAACGCTTGTCGATCTTTGCCTTTGATTTCTCGCGGTGCCTTCAATGGCTTTGTTTTCTTAGGGTACCTTCGGCGATCAAAATACATGAAATTGATTAGTAATAATGTACAAGTGTTCTCGTATTTTCGACGTACGGTTGACACAAAATTTGACAGTAAGGTAATTAATTTTTCAAGTGATTTTTTTTACAAAAATAATATAAACTTACTTTACTCCTTTCCATTTTATCCAGAATTGTTTCCAACCCGCTTAGCTAAACTGCTAAATGTGCCTTTGATTCTTGAATTTTGGGAAGACCAAATTTGCTTTAATTATGAAACGGATCTGTCCGAAGGCATTCCGTATAAACTCGCTATTAAGGAGAAAAATCGTGGTTACTCTTGGCTTCGAGAACTTGCTATTTCAGCAAATCACGTGATAGTTCCCTCAACGGTTTTTAAAAATCGATTACACGCTCTCGGCGTTAATCAAGCAAAAATTTCGATAGTCCCTGTTTGTACTCATCCGTTTTCTCAAAAAGATAAAACATATGTTAAGACGATACATCAGTTGAATGGGCAAAAAATTATTTATTATGTAGGTTCAATGTCACCATGGCATGATTTGACCTGCTTAATAACTGCTGTTAGTAAGCTACTTTGTCCAAATGTAGTATTGGTACTTTCTGGGGGAACAAAGTATCTCTTCGAGACGTTCTTGCCCTGTATTAAAAAATTGAATGTCACCGTTATTTACACGGGCAAACTATCTCCTGATGAACTCGATTTTTATATTTCTGCCGCTGACGTTTGTGTAGCACCTTATAAATTAACTTATTCATCTGGTTTTTTCCCAGGTGCTGTTGTACGATATATGCTGGCTGGTAAAGCAATTGTGGCAACTGATTTACCAGAAATTCGCGAAATGTTTAAGGGATTGAACGCGGGGGTACTTGTTCAGGAGAATAACCCTCAAGAAATGGCAAATGCGATTGACTTCTTCTTAGAGCATCCAGACCAGGTGATTGAACTTGGTGGTATTGCGCGTTCTATTGCTGAGAAATATTATCTGTGGCAGCATCATACAAAAAAAGTGACTGATATCTTAGCCTCGATCAGTAACTCAAGTTAA
- a CDS encoding carbohydrate binding domain-containing protein: MGLIGLWLNLNSPVIGFLNFLLYFIPNIIFTGNVFFRNESTAFRFFYGTALFLALVSVSGSLIYLLFDFSNNMIVLSLSLLSGILTFLALKTRSCTGDPKCSCSSSFKPHFRLKLPPKIDLLYLILVFICFYLLYSVHTRESLKSVLDVMPVSFFVSFFLATAILIYMISSARRKTTTLLLYIILLVAIPTSIYLLIFIIPVEPVSWINIVWARHLAEYGRFVSDPGQIEVASSLIHKQLPYLGLNVIVVILSKFLNIDPMFTSLVIPIFFFTYIPVTCYIQAKHCTGIINEKFALLAAVLVLFSQHTVFLVIPPLKGETFALVFLFIGITFWIKYIQTEKLLCPSLFVALTFTMVVVLIHQWVGQFALIAAVLSIYLHKFRPFAEGCKTRIKSKLALMGLILLSFLCSISMILVYYLTSIVTPKVFSFSFNPDVSIHQLFSLIFPNFWINNSLSFWGQVFYGYLNNFSYILYLFLALGLIVAIRRRANLNWVCLVCVLVVVSFMNMLITGGLLSVADESAYRSFYCLNLISTVLTSLGLYFVMESATKLRVGFTFYLFSRFKKKLVFKSFSFLFVLVISLTIVSSVYGGLPRVNSVGPYNAQSLRYISEYDFEAAQFIKNVEGDWSNNFYVFGDLFTSSAFLSEFGAKTFVTSTGNYLFVSERPFSAEPWQLYLKTVQPSKESDVFYPLNQIMNLTGAKTVFIVLTYRLEPQSNFRFIVDTYTKWLGEPIFEISDKLYIFAYQQFQLVNPVFLMQENNQTLNEWLIERYGSGNMDLSLTNYIVDQTNATNFINASLTAGPFGRFTLRYVFPQVQNWSAYDFLFFNFLGNSSEATFNIVIRGQSVSDYYSYNNIKDDAEGWRKIIIPFDLFADTGSPSWSSVRELLVQINYGWQPNSTIAFSDFLVDRHQSFSP; this comes from the coding sequence ATGGGGTTGATTGGTCTATGGCTTAATCTTAATTCACCAGTAATTGGTTTTCTAAACTTTTTGTTGTATTTCATTCCAAACATTATCTTCACTGGAAATGTGTTTTTTAGAAATGAATCAACAGCTTTTAGGTTTTTTTATGGAACTGCTTTGTTTTTAGCGCTAGTTTCTGTGAGTGGTTCTTTGATTTATCTCCTGTTTGACTTTTCTAATAATATGATAGTCTTAAGTCTATCTTTACTTAGCGGTATCCTGACATTTTTGGCTCTGAAAACCCGTTCTTGCACCGGTGATCCCAAATGCTCCTGCTCTTCTTCTTTTAAGCCTCATTTCAGGCTGAAATTGCCTCCCAAGATTGATCTTCTTTATTTGATTCTGGTTTTCATCTGCTTCTACTTGCTTTATTCGGTGCATACCCGCGAATCTCTGAAGTCTGTTTTAGACGTAATGCCTGTAAGTTTCTTTGTTTCTTTTTTCTTGGCAACCGCGATTCTAATTTATATGATTTCTTCAGCGCGGCGAAAGACAACTACACTCTTACTATACATAATTTTGCTTGTCGCTATACCAACCTCTATCTATTTGCTGATTTTCATAATTCCAGTGGAGCCAGTGAGTTGGATAAATATAGTTTGGGCTCGTCATCTTGCAGAGTATGGACGTTTCGTTTCCGATCCTGGGCAGATTGAAGTTGCAAGTTCACTTATTCACAAACAGCTACCTTACTTAGGTTTGAATGTGATTGTAGTAATACTGTCAAAATTTCTAAACATAGACCCAATGTTCACCAGTTTGGTGATTCCTATTTTCTTTTTTACTTATATTCCCGTGACATGTTATATCCAAGCGAAACATTGCACGGGTATAATAAACGAGAAATTTGCTTTATTGGCTGCTGTTCTCGTTCTTTTTTCTCAACATACTGTCTTTCTCGTGATTCCTCCATTAAAAGGGGAAACTTTTGCATTAGTTTTCCTTTTTATCGGAATTACTTTTTGGATTAAGTATATACAAACCGAAAAATTGTTGTGCCCTTCTCTCTTTGTGGCTTTAACTTTCACTATGGTTGTTGTGCTGATTCACCAATGGGTTGGTCAGTTTGCATTAATCGCTGCGGTTTTAAGCATTTACCTTCATAAATTTAGACCCTTTGCAGAGGGCTGCAAAACTCGCATAAAATCAAAATTGGCTTTGATGGGATTAATTCTACTTTCATTTTTGTGTAGCATATCCATGATTTTAGTTTATTATCTCACCAGTATTGTGACTCCGAAAGTGTTTTCTTTTTCCTTTAATCCCGATGTCAGTATCCATCAACTCTTTAGTTTAATCTTTCCCAATTTTTGGATTAACAATAGTCTTTCATTTTGGGGGCAAGTTTTTTATGGCTATCTGAATAATTTTTCGTATATATTGTACCTTTTTCTTGCCTTAGGGTTAATTGTTGCAATAAGACGTCGCGCGAATTTAAATTGGGTGTGCTTGGTTTGTGTTTTAGTTGTTGTCTCATTTATGAATATGCTCATAACAGGCGGTCTGCTTTCTGTAGCTGACGAAAGTGCTTACAGAAGCTTCTACTGTCTAAATCTGATTTCCACCGTTTTGACCTCTCTGGGCTTATACTTCGTAATGGAGTCTGCCACCAAGTTGCGTGTTGGTTTCACTTTCTATCTTTTTTCCCGCTTTAAAAAGAAACTCGTATTCAAATCTTTCTCTTTCTTATTTGTTCTTGTAATATCTTTAACGATTGTTAGTTCTGTTTACGGCGGTTTACCAAGGGTTAATAGTGTGGGACCATACAACGCTCAATCTTTGAGGTATATTTCTGAATACGATTTTGAAGCTGCTCAATTTATAAAAAACGTAGAGGGCGATTGGTCAAATAATTTTTATGTTTTTGGTGATCTGTTTACTTCCTCTGCTTTTCTTTCTGAGTTTGGTGCTAAAACTTTTGTAACCTCAACTGGGAATTATTTGTTTGTTTCGGAAAGACCGTTTTCTGCTGAACCTTGGCAATTATATTTGAAAACTGTGCAACCTTCAAAAGAATCTGACGTCTTCTATCCACTTAACCAAATAATGAATCTTACAGGTGCAAAAACTGTATTTATAGTTTTGACTTATAGGCTTGAACCGCAAAGTAACTTCCGCTTTATAGTTGATACCTACACTAAATGGCTTGGTGAACCAATTTTTGAAATATCTGATAAGCTCTATATTTTTGCTTATCAGCAGTTCCAACTAGTAAATCCAGTATTTTTAATGCAAGAAAATAATCAGACATTGAATGAGTGGTTGATTGAGCGATACGGTTCTGGAAATATGGATCTTTCTCTCACAAATTATATAGTTGACCAAACCAATGCAACTAACTTTATAAATGCGTCTTTAACTGCTGGCCCATTTGGACGCTTCACTTTGCGATATGTTTTTCCTCAGGTTCAGAACTGGTCTGCTTACGATTTTTTGTTTTTCAATTTTCTTGGCAATTCTTCAGAAGCAACTTTCAATATCGTAATTAGAGGACAAAGTGTATCCGATTATTACAGTTACAATAATATTAAAGATGATGCCGAGGGCTGGAGAAAAATAATTATTCCTTTTGATCTTTTTGCTGACACAGGTTCTCCATCTTGGTCAAGCGTGCGGGAACTGCTTGTTCAGATTAATTATGGGTGGCAACCAAATTCAACAATAGCCTTTAGTGATTTTCTAGTTGATCGGCATCAGAGTTTTTCTCCTTAG
- a CDS encoding alkaline phosphatase family protein — MTGASKSVTVAILIDAFRYDMLGKDTPFLSKMAEKGVTGRLVPPLGYCLHPTWFAGLYPEKSDKFLLHIYSPQTSPYKRMKLLSFLERRNKLTRVLGGFLGNHVFHLPGFASYIPQSSLKNFDIAEKLPPWDPQFLPEVETLFDIFEKNNVRWLFIGSPGSDQRTDRIVAKFQKEVVKKPAFVWLHFAEVDWFCHSFGPSSLQSKHALTGVDIAVEKIFSHLLQVYDEVNMVVFGDHGHVPVSYTVDIEKILRKTSLRLNDDYVYFLDSTIARFWVKNEQVQNELERILSDLTSGHLLSTQYLKEQNCNFTNLSHGQIFWAVNEGYVILPNFWQGGAEVRGMHGYLPDVKDNHSRFVISGPKVRKIGTVAKNCALVDLFPTFLDLMNLPIPSSSAGTSILRYGVM, encoded by the coding sequence ATGACTGGCGCTTCGAAATCAGTTACAGTGGCAATATTGATAGATGCCTTTCGATATGATATGCTCGGTAAAGATACGCCTTTTCTCTCAAAGATGGCTGAAAAAGGGGTGACTGGACGGCTAGTGCCGCCACTAGGTTACTGTCTCCACCCTACTTGGTTTGCTGGGCTTTACCCTGAAAAGTCGGACAAGTTTCTTCTTCACATATATTCGCCGCAAACTTCACCGTATAAACGAATGAAACTGCTCTCATTTTTAGAACGGCGCAACAAACTTACGAGGGTATTGGGTGGCTTTTTAGGAAATCACGTGTTCCATCTTCCTGGATTTGCTTCCTACATCCCGCAATCATCATTGAAAAATTTCGATATCGCCGAGAAGCTTCCACCTTGGGATCCACAATTTCTTCCAGAGGTTGAAACGTTATTTGACATATTCGAGAAAAACAATGTACGCTGGTTATTCATAGGGAGTCCTGGTTCAGATCAACGAACCGATAGAATAGTTGCTAAATTTCAAAAAGAGGTGGTCAAAAAGCCTGCTTTTGTTTGGCTTCATTTTGCAGAGGTCGACTGGTTTTGTCATTCTTTTGGTCCTTCATCTCTACAAAGCAAACATGCACTGACCGGTGTCGATATCGCTGTCGAAAAAATCTTTTCTCATTTGCTACAGGTATATGATGAAGTGAATATGGTTGTATTCGGCGATCATGGACATGTGCCTGTGAGTTATACAGTCGATATTGAAAAAATTCTGAGAAAAACATCTTTGCGTTTAAACGATGATTATGTATATTTTCTTGATTCAACAATTGCACGTTTTTGGGTGAAAAATGAACAAGTTCAGAATGAACTCGAACGTATCCTTTCGGATTTAACGTCTGGCCACCTATTATCAACGCAATATTTAAAAGAACAAAACTGCAATTTCACGAACTTAAGTCATGGTCAAATATTTTGGGCTGTAAACGAAGGTTATGTCATTCTTCCAAACTTCTGGCAGGGCGGTGCCGAAGTGCGGGGCATGCATGGGTATCTCCCCGATGTTAAAGATAATCATTCTCGCTTTGTAATTTCCGGGCCTAAAGTACGCAAAATCGGTACCGTTGCTAAAAATTGTGCCTTAGTTGATTTGTTCCCAACATTTCTTGATTTGATGAATCTTCCGATACCTTCTTCTAGTGCAGGTACTAGTATTCTCCGTTACGGCGTTATGTGA
- a CDS encoding glycosyltransferase family 2 protein — MLDLSAVDKPLVSVIVLNWNGKRFLYNCLSSLLNQNFDSYEVLFVDNNSSDDGVAFVKNHFGKNSRLRIIVLPENFGFSKGNNIGLTYARGDYVIFLNNDTKVNCNFVAELVSEAKKDPKIGCVGCKILSLTGKTWFSQRFTNGGFLVPFFLQTLVEQRIESLSNCCRTNLANSGCAVLYKRCVLEKIGCFEEDYVSNFEDWDLGYRLNLAGFRSVYIPLPLVVHVGAGSEGTTPERRVKCYRNMLLTYFKNYELKNLVIRFPIVSFVLLPLWHSSWFLQRSILGLPDFDRKRVGDYFLSLFRAYYQFLWYLKKFAIKRYSVQGLRKVADRNIFDKTKNTSLV; from the coding sequence GTGCTTGATTTATCCGCTGTAGATAAACCGCTCGTTTCTGTCATCGTTTTAAATTGGAATGGAAAACGCTTCTTATATAACTGCTTAAGTTCATTATTAAATCAGAATTTTGATAGTTATGAAGTTTTGTTCGTCGATAACAATTCTTCGGATGATGGTGTGGCTTTTGTAAAGAATCATTTTGGTAAAAATTCGCGATTGCGAATTATTGTATTGCCTGAAAACTTTGGTTTTTCAAAAGGTAATAATATCGGGTTGACTTATGCACGTGGTGATTATGTTATATTTTTGAATAATGATACGAAAGTTAACTGTAATTTTGTTGCAGAATTGGTTAGTGAGGCTAAAAAGGACCCAAAAATAGGTTGTGTGGGTTGTAAAATCCTTTCTTTGACTGGAAAAACTTGGTTTAGCCAGAGATTTACAAATGGTGGTTTTCTTGTGCCTTTTTTTCTTCAAACCTTAGTTGAGCAACGAATCGAGAGTCTCTCGAATTGCTGTAGAACAAATCTTGCTAATTCTGGTTGTGCAGTACTTTACAAACGATGCGTTCTTGAAAAAATAGGTTGCTTTGAAGAGGACTACGTGTCAAATTTCGAAGACTGGGACCTAGGTTATAGGCTAAATCTCGCGGGTTTCCGGTCTGTGTATATACCTCTTCCTTTGGTTGTTCATGTTGGCGCTGGTTCGGAAGGAACCACGCCCGAACGTAGAGTAAAATGCTACCGAAATATGTTATTGACTTACTTTAAAAATTATGAGTTGAAAAATTTAGTTATTCGCTTTCCCATTGTTTCGTTTGTTCTTTTACCTCTCTGGCACTCTAGTTGGTTTCTCCAGCGGTCTATTTTGGGCCTTCCTGATTTTGATCGCAAAAGAGTCGGTGACTATTTTCTATCGCTTTTTCGTGCATATTATCAATTTTTATGGTATTTAAAGAAGTTTGCAATAAAAAGATATTCCGTACAAGGTTTGAGAAAAGTTGCTGACCGAAATATTTTTGACAAAACAAAAAACACGTCATTGGTGTAA
- a CDS encoding carbohydrate kinase family protein: MNQAKKIDCVVLGDVFFDIMIRQDPLKLSLIKGGTSYVPMKIEPGGIGNIAVGLKRLGGQATLIGKAGKDTFGFCYQDNLLSEGVNVKLIFDKFIPTGIITTFVAEDGERSFLVSRGANDFLSPEDVEKHKLCIQSAKCILLTGYSLVTALQESAIFKAVDIAKSFNVKIIFDIAAHNLVTEKRASFEKLVDSCDVLTLNYDEAKALTNQADLSSIAKTVCHRVPLVALRLGRAGCLMVTPQRTFKCAANVVQCVDSTGAGDAFVSALIYGLSKKFSIEQLAKLGNWYASYCVKNLGSRSFPNRAEIVTFFSSL; the protein is encoded by the coding sequence ATGAATCAGGCTAAAAAAATTGACTGCGTTGTACTGGGCGATGTTTTTTTTGATATCATGATTAGACAAGACCCCTTAAAACTAAGTTTGATTAAAGGGGGAACGAGTTATGTCCCGATGAAGATTGAACCTGGAGGTATTGGCAATATAGCTGTTGGATTGAAAAGGTTGGGCGGGCAGGCTACATTAATTGGCAAGGCTGGAAAAGACACCTTTGGCTTTTGTTACCAAGACAACTTGCTGAGTGAGGGTGTAAACGTTAAATTGATTTTCGATAAGTTTATTCCAACTGGCATAATAACAACTTTTGTTGCGGAAGATGGTGAAAGGTCTTTTTTGGTTTCAAGAGGCGCAAATGACTTCCTATCTCCAGAAGATGTAGAAAAACATAAATTGTGTATACAAAGTGCAAAATGTATTCTACTGACTGGTTATTCTTTAGTTACTGCTCTTCAAGAGTCTGCTATATTTAAGGCAGTGGATATTGCTAAATCCTTCAATGTCAAAATAATTTTTGATATTGCTGCTCATAATTTGGTGACTGAAAAAAGGGCTTCTTTCGAAAAACTAGTTGATTCTTGTGATGTCCTTACTTTGAATTATGATGAAGCTAAAGCTTTAACAAATCAAGCTGATTTGTCGTCGATAGCAAAAACTGTTTGTCACAGAGTTCCTTTAGTTGCTCTTAGACTGGGTAGAGCTGGGTGTCTTATGGTGACGCCACAGAGAACCTTCAAGTGTGCTGCAAATGTTGTTCAATGCGTTGATTCTACTGGGGCCGGTGATGCGTTCGTTTCTGCATTAATTTACGGTTTGTCCAAAAAATTTAGTATAGAACAACTTGCAAAATTAGGGAATTGGTATGCTTCATATTGCGTTAAAAATTTGGGTTCCAGATCTTTTCCAAACCGTGCCGAGATAGTCACGTTTTTTTCCTCTCTATAA